Within the Candidatus Thermoplasmatota archaeon genome, the region AGACGCTCTCCCGACTGAGCTAAGGTGGCACCTTGCGGGCGGCAGGACCGGCGAAGGCCGAAAACCTGCCGCTACGCTGTCGCCGTCGTCTTGCTCGCCGCCAACGGTGGGGCGGCTTCGAGGTCGTGCCGGCGGGCCCACTTGACGAGGCTGTGGAAGACGGGCTTCAAGTCGCGGGCCTTGGCCGTCGCCTCGTAGTCCACGCGCGGGGGAAGCTCGCTGTATGCGGTGCGCTTGAGCAAGCCCGCCTCGACGAGGTCCTTCAGGCGCTCGGAGAGCGTGTTGGGGGACATTCGCAGCCTTCGCTGGAGGTCCACGAACCGATGGGGTCCGGGCTCGTTGTTGGCGATGTAGAGGATTTCCATCACGTGGGAGCGGCCCAGCAGGCGAAGGAGGTCTCCGAGGTCGCACCCGCCGCCTTGCCCGCAGGCCTGCTCGGAAAGCGGGCGAGGGCCCTCGGCGGGGCGGGTGCGTTGCGCGGCGCGTGCCATGGCCATCCCTACGAGATCGATAGTATTAATGCTTGCCGTCGAGAAGGATCGCTGCGGGGCGCACGAGGGGGGCCGCGCGAACGCTCCGTGTGAGTACGCACGCGCGCCGGTGCCGCCGTTTTCGCGCTCGGGAAAGCCTCTTGGTGTCGAGAAAAAAGCAGGTTCGAAACGCGTTCCCGCGATACGTACTCGGCGTACGTGGAACCTTCGCGGGAGATTCAGCACCCGTTAAGTAAGCGGGCGGGCAGTCTTCTCCTCCGCAAGGGGGAGGTAAGGAATGCCAAAGGCGAAGGAAATCAAGGTCAAGATTCCGATCCATCAGCACCTGAAGCTTCACACGCTGAAGCTTACGCAGGGGATCACGATCACCGAGGCCGTGGAGACGGCGCTCAAGAACTACTTCGACCGCAACCCGGAGTTCCACACGTTTCCGGGCGCAGACCTTCCCGAGCTCGCCGATGTGCCGTCCGAGGAGTCCTAGTTCTCGTCCTTGGGCTTGCGGCGGAGGTTCTCGAGAAGCGCCTCGAGGATTGGCGCGACGAGGACGTTTCCACCCTCGTACTTCACTTCGTCGATGAACGCGGAGGGCTCCTGGTTCATGAGGACGGTCGTCTCGCCGTCGGGCGCGTGCGCCTGGATCTTGTACCCGCTGTCGTCCGCGAGCTCGTCGACCTGGACGATGCGATCTTCCCGGCGAAACATCCGCGCGAAGACCCCAATCAAGCCTTCACCACGGCCAAGCTTCGGTCGGGAGGGCCCTTAACGGTTCGCGAGGGTGTCCGGGCGGCCTCGTCCCCCGGGCCCATGGGCCGGCCTATTTCAGCCCTTTTGAATCCTCATGAACGGCACGGTTGACGGTGCCGCATTCCGGACATCGGTAACGGACGTCGGTCTCCAAAAGGCGCGTCGCGTGCCCGCACCGCCGGCATGCGGTTTCCTTGGGAAACGTCGGGCCAAGGCTTTGCCCGGGGCCCGCGGAGAAGGCCACCGCGCGAAGGCGGCCCAGGTGGTCGAAGTGCTTGCGGACGCTCTCGCGCGCGGGTCGCACGCGGTCGCCAAACTGCGCCTCGGCGGCCTCGCAAAGCTCGCGCCCGGTCCGCCCCCCGTCGGCCAGCTCGTGCAGCCACGAGCCCACCTCGTCGAGGCGCACGCGCAGCCGCTTGGGCGTGCCAAGGAGCCCGCGGAACCAACGGTCCACGGCGGTCTCGCGCTTGTCGACGAGGACGACCACGGCGTCGCCCTCGCGCCACCACGGCGCCGTGCGCACCACGTAGCTTGCGAAAAATGCCTTCTCGGAAGGGGTCACGGGGGCCGTAGGCACCGCAACTCTCAAAAGCCGTCCTATGGTTTCCGCGCCGTCCTGCATGAAGCTCTACGAGTACCAGGGGCGCGAGATCTTCGCCAAGCACGGGATTCCCACGCCGCACGGCTTCGTGGTCGAGCGCGTGGAGGAGATCGACGGGTTGGCCGGGAAGCTCCGCTTCCCGCTTGTCGTGAAGGCGCAGGTCCTCGTTGGCGGGCGCGGCAAGGCCGGCGGCATTCGTTTCGCCAACGACCTTGCCGAGACCAAGGCCCATGCGCGCGCGATCCTGGGCATGACGATCCACGGCCACGTCGTCCGCAAGCTCTTCCTCGTCGAGAAGCTCGATTTCGCCAGGGAGCTGTACGCCTCGGTGCTCCTCGACCGCTCGTCGCGCCAGGCGCTCGTCATGGTCTCCGCCCGCGGCGGCGTGGACATCGAAAGCGTGCCCGACGAGGCGATCGCGAAGAAGACGGTGAACCCTCTCGTCGGTTTCCAGCCGTACCATGCGCGCGACCTCACGGCCGCGCTGGGCCTTGCGCCCGGCGAGGCAAAGCAGGTGGGAGCGATCCTCGCCAAGCTCTACCAGGCCTTCCGCGCAAGCGACGCCGAGCTTCTCGAGATCAACCCGCTTGCCGTCACGCGCGACGGAACGGTCGTGGCGGCCGACAGCAAGGTGCTCCTGAACGACGGCGCGCTCTTCCGCCATCCGGAGTTCAAGCAGGTCGACGAGGAGCTCACGCCGCTTGAGCAGGAGGCGCGCGAGCAGGGCATCGCCTTCGTGCAGCTCGAAGGCCGGATCGGCGTCATCGCCAACGGCGCGGGCCTCACCATGGCCACGCTCGACGCGCTGAGCGAATACGGCGGCAA harbors:
- the sucC gene encoding ADP-forming succinate--CoA ligase subunit beta, with product MKLYEYQGREIFAKHGIPTPHGFVVERVEEIDGLAGKLRFPLVVKAQVLVGGRGKAGGIRFANDLAETKAHARAILGMTIHGHVVRKLFLVEKLDFARELYASVLLDRSSRQALVMVSARGGVDIESVPDEAIAKKTVNPLVGFQPYHARDLTAALGLAPGEAKQVGAILAKLYQAFRASDAELLEINPLAVTRDGTVVAADSKVLLNDGALFRHPEFKQVDEELTPLEQEAREQGIAFVQLEGRIGVIANGAGLTMATLDALSEYGGNAGVFLDLGGTDNPEQVVRALRLMKKAKPTVMLVALFGGITKTDTVATGLKEVLDREGVDFPIVARIKGTNDVRAREILADAGLTTADTLQRAAELTVKTERELLAQTGGR
- a CDS encoding helix-turn-helix domain-containing protein, whose product is MARAAQRTRPAEGPRPLSEQACGQGGGCDLGDLLRLLGRSHVMEILYIANNEPGPHRFVDLQRRLRMSPNTLSERLKDLVEAGLLKRTAYSELPPRVDYEATAKARDLKPVFHSLVKWARRHDLEAAPPLAASKTTATA